From Microbacterium sp. YJN-G, a single genomic window includes:
- a CDS encoding serine hydrolase: MSSHSAPVPDPSDGAPVEGVATAMRRSQRGSRRTPRRAAVGRRSFSPTMRALQELAEAGAQVSVHVSDLDTGRTVLEGDDHVPLPIAGLGFVPVLVETAAAMEAGTLDPLRIIDRSTDDIVAGSGLWRNLRAPALPMIDLAVLAAAAGDPNAANALLDAVGHEQVRTRMVSLGMPRSAVLDHFRDKRGPDDAPHVAVGTTREFARLFAGLVNSTVVDAGVSAQVSEWLSLNHDLSLVASATGLDPFAHEHDAHGLLFINKTGRDRGVRAEAGVLAGPRAGVAYALTVCFDDLSISHRLRAHDAFRVLGTDLMEYTH, translated from the coding sequence GTGAGCTCGCACTCCGCTCCGGTCCCCGACCCCTCCGACGGCGCGCCCGTCGAGGGGGTCGCCACAGCGATGCGCCGATCCCAGCGCGGCAGCCGACGCACCCCGCGCCGCGCGGCCGTCGGCCGCCGCTCGTTCAGCCCGACGATGCGGGCGCTGCAGGAGCTCGCAGAAGCCGGGGCGCAGGTGTCGGTGCACGTCTCCGACCTCGACACCGGGCGCACTGTGCTCGAGGGCGACGACCACGTGCCGCTGCCGATCGCGGGGCTGGGCTTCGTGCCGGTGCTCGTCGAGACGGCCGCCGCGATGGAGGCCGGCACCCTCGACCCGCTGCGGATCATCGACCGGTCGACCGACGACATCGTCGCCGGATCGGGCCTGTGGCGCAACCTGCGTGCGCCCGCGCTGCCGATGATCGACCTCGCGGTGCTCGCCGCCGCGGCGGGCGATCCGAACGCGGCCAACGCCCTCCTCGACGCGGTCGGGCACGAGCAGGTGCGCACGAGGATGGTCAGCCTCGGGATGCCGCGCAGCGCGGTGCTCGATCACTTCCGCGACAAGCGCGGCCCCGACGACGCCCCGCACGTGGCCGTCGGCACGACCCGCGAGTTCGCGCGACTGTTCGCGGGACTGGTGAACTCGACCGTCGTCGACGCGGGCGTGAGCGCCCAGGTGTCGGAGTGGCTGAGCCTGAACCACGACCTGAGCCTGGTCGCCTCGGCGACCGGCTTGGACCCGTTCGCGCACGAGCACGACGCGCACGGCCTGCTCTTCATCAACAAGACCGGTCGCGACCGCGGCGTGCGCGCCGAGGCCGGCGTGCTCGCAGGCCCCAGGGCCGGTGTCGCCTACGCATTGACGGTCTGCTTCGACGACCTGTCGATCAGCCACCGGCTGCGCGCGCACGACGCGTTCCGTGTACTCGGGACGGACCTCATGGAGTACACGCACTGA
- a CDS encoding M13 family metallopeptidase: MTDVLPSGLAVSDFSSDFRPQDDLYRHVNGTWLEAAEIPADKARWGSFHLLAEQAEKDVRAIIEESQDADENTLARKVGDLFTSFMDTERIAALDVAPLKEQLARVDAIDGIPSFLSTVGAFDREGVAALIGVYVEPDPGNPERYVPFAVQAGLSLPDESYYRLESFAETRAAYRAHLERLLGLAGVADAAGTADRAFALEHEIAAHHWDNVASRDAVKTYNLKTWAEFQQLAGVDLGPWRDAVAAANAMAFDEVVVYQPSFIEGLGALLTAERLDDWKAWLRAKVVHGLAAYLTDDLIDENFSFYGTELTGTPSIRERWKRGVSLVEGSLGDAVGRIYVERHFPPAAKAAMDELVGNLIEAYRQSIEKLEWMGPETRRKALDKLDTFRPKIGHPEKWRDYDDVEISASDLIGNARRASVFEHDRQISKVGKPIDRDEWFMSPQTVNAYYNPLMNEIVFPAAILQHPFFDPERDAAANYGGIGAVIGHEIGHGFDDQGSRYDGDGRLQDWWTDEDRAAFEERTKALIAQYDALVPVGLPDEHHVNGALTIGENIGDLGGLGIALKAYELSLDGAEAPIIDGYTGVQRLLLSWAQVWQQKSREAETIRLLTIDPHSPNEFRCNQILSNIDAFYEAFDVTEGDALHLPEEQRVTIW, from the coding sequence ATGACAGACGTTCTGCCCTCCGGCCTCGCCGTCTCCGATTTCAGTTCCGACTTCCGTCCGCAGGACGACCTCTACCGCCACGTGAACGGCACGTGGCTCGAGGCCGCCGAGATCCCCGCCGACAAGGCGCGCTGGGGCTCGTTCCACCTTCTGGCCGAGCAGGCCGAGAAGGACGTCCGCGCGATCATCGAGGAGTCGCAGGATGCCGACGAGAACACCCTCGCCCGCAAGGTCGGCGACCTGTTCACGAGCTTCATGGACACCGAGCGCATCGCCGCGCTCGACGTCGCCCCGCTGAAGGAGCAGCTCGCGCGGGTCGATGCGATCGACGGCATCCCGTCGTTCCTCTCCACCGTCGGCGCCTTCGACCGCGAGGGCGTCGCCGCGCTCATCGGCGTGTACGTCGAGCCCGACCCGGGCAACCCCGAGCGCTACGTGCCCTTCGCCGTGCAGGCAGGGCTATCGCTGCCCGACGAGAGCTACTACCGCCTCGAGAGCTTCGCCGAGACCCGCGCCGCGTACCGCGCGCACCTCGAACGGCTGCTCGGCCTCGCCGGGGTGGCGGATGCCGCGGGCACCGCCGACCGCGCCTTCGCGCTCGAGCACGAGATCGCCGCGCACCACTGGGACAACGTCGCCTCGCGCGACGCGGTGAAGACCTACAACCTGAAGACCTGGGCCGAGTTCCAGCAGCTCGCCGGCGTGGATCTCGGCCCGTGGCGGGATGCCGTGGCCGCGGCGAACGCGATGGCCTTCGACGAGGTCGTCGTCTACCAGCCCAGCTTCATCGAGGGACTCGGCGCCCTGCTCACGGCGGAACGGCTCGACGACTGGAAGGCCTGGCTGCGCGCCAAGGTCGTGCACGGCCTGGCCGCCTACCTCACCGACGACCTCATCGACGAGAACTTCTCGTTCTACGGCACCGAGCTCACCGGCACCCCGTCGATCCGCGAGCGCTGGAAGCGCGGCGTCTCGCTCGTCGAAGGGTCGCTGGGCGATGCCGTCGGCCGCATCTACGTCGAGCGGCACTTCCCGCCGGCCGCGAAGGCCGCCATGGACGAGCTGGTCGGCAACCTGATCGAGGCGTACCGGCAGAGCATCGAGAAGCTCGAGTGGATGGGTCCGGAGACCCGCCGGAAGGCGCTCGACAAGCTCGACACCTTCCGCCCCAAGATCGGTCACCCCGAGAAGTGGCGCGACTACGACGACGTCGAGATCTCGGCATCCGACCTCATCGGCAACGCGCGCCGCGCGAGCGTCTTCGAGCACGACCGCCAGATCTCGAAGGTCGGCAAGCCCATCGACCGCGACGAGTGGTTCATGTCGCCGCAGACGGTGAACGCCTACTACAACCCGCTCATGAACGAGATCGTGTTCCCGGCGGCCATCCTGCAGCATCCCTTCTTCGACCCCGAGCGCGACGCGGCCGCCAACTACGGCGGCATCGGCGCGGTCATCGGCCACGAGATCGGGCACGGCTTCGACGACCAGGGCAGCCGCTACGACGGCGATGGACGACTGCAGGACTGGTGGACCGACGAGGATCGCGCGGCGTTCGAGGAGCGCACCAAGGCGCTCATCGCGCAGTACGACGCCCTGGTGCCGGTCGGTCTCCCCGACGAGCACCACGTCAACGGCGCCCTCACGATCGGCGAGAACATCGGCGACCTGGGTGGCCTGGGTATCGCGCTGAAGGCGTACGAGCTGTCGCTTGACGGCGCCGAGGCGCCCATCATCGACGGTTACACGGGGGTGCAGCGTCTGCTGCTGAGCTGGGCGCAGGTCTGGCAGCAGAAGAGCCGCGAGGCCGAGACGATCCGTCTGCTGACGATCGACCCGCACTCGCCGAACGAGTTCCGCTGCAACCAGATCCTGAGCAACATCGACGCCTTCTACGAGGCGTTCGACGTGACCGAGGGCGATGCCCTGCACCTTCCCGAGGAGCAGCGCGTCACGATCTGGTGA
- a CDS encoding lipase family protein translates to MTPESTEPDDSATPAVIRFARRLPRPIVAALAGVAVVIGILLVIRPTTALDVLALLIGAGLVLAGLLELLFPVTRGDRIRMLLAAALAATGVAVLVLPGLTVRALAVVVGVTLIVRGAIGVSVVVLGRERPLDRRVAETLAGIAGVVFGILAIVWPDITLLVVAVVFGAALTIAGAAALLRMLWAGHPPRPRADSLARRWFRTIGAVVAVLLAGGAVVVSVTLREGTPVVDDFYAAPRTVPDEPGRLIRAEPFTRAVPGGAIAWRILYTTTHGDDSPAVASGIVVAPVSGAEHPVIAWHHGTTGFDRACAPSLASEPFESGALFVLDQIIANGWALVATDYVGLGTEGPHPYMVGEVSGRAELDAVRAARQLDGARLGGQTVAWGHSQGGGASLWSAAIASDYAPDVPLDGAVALAPAGDLPALVENLDRTRGGSVFAAFVISAYSALFPEVSFGEYVRPGAQVTVREMAERCLAEPATLVSVLALVALKDDPDITGSDPSTGPLGARLAQNVPAAASDVPVLIGQGGADDIVSHGMQADYVAKLCRAGASVDYRAYGGLGHLTLVEPRSPAMAEAIAWTKDRFAGIEAHGTC, encoded by the coding sequence GTGACACCCGAGTCCACGGAACCCGACGATTCGGCGACCCCGGCGGTGATCCGGTTCGCGCGGCGACTGCCCCGGCCGATCGTCGCCGCGCTCGCCGGCGTGGCCGTCGTGATCGGCATCCTGCTCGTCATCCGCCCCACCACCGCCCTCGACGTGCTGGCGCTGCTGATCGGCGCCGGACTCGTTCTCGCGGGGCTTCTCGAGCTGCTCTTCCCGGTCACCCGCGGCGATCGCATCCGGATGCTGCTGGCCGCGGCGCTCGCCGCGACCGGCGTCGCTGTGCTGGTGCTGCCGGGCCTGACCGTCCGCGCGCTGGCCGTCGTCGTGGGCGTCACCCTCATCGTCCGCGGCGCGATCGGCGTGAGCGTCGTGGTGCTCGGTCGCGAGCGTCCGCTCGACCGGCGCGTCGCCGAGACGCTCGCCGGAATCGCCGGCGTCGTGTTCGGCATCCTCGCGATCGTCTGGCCCGACATCACCCTGCTCGTCGTCGCCGTCGTGTTCGGCGCGGCGCTCACGATCGCCGGTGCCGCGGCGCTGCTCCGGATGCTGTGGGCGGGCCATCCGCCCCGGCCGCGGGCCGACTCGCTCGCCCGCCGCTGGTTCCGCACCATCGGCGCCGTCGTCGCGGTGCTCCTCGCCGGCGGCGCCGTGGTCGTCAGCGTCACCCTGCGCGAGGGGACCCCGGTGGTCGACGACTTCTACGCCGCGCCGCGCACCGTGCCCGACGAGCCCGGCCGGCTGATCCGTGCCGAGCCGTTCACCCGCGCCGTTCCGGGAGGAGCGATCGCCTGGCGCATCCTCTACACGACCACGCACGGCGACGACAGCCCGGCAGTGGCGAGCGGGATCGTCGTGGCCCCGGTGAGCGGGGCGGAGCATCCGGTCATCGCCTGGCATCACGGCACGACCGGCTTCGACCGCGCCTGCGCGCCGTCGCTGGCGTCCGAGCCGTTCGAATCCGGTGCGCTGTTCGTGCTCGACCAGATCATCGCGAACGGCTGGGCGCTGGTGGCCACCGACTACGTGGGCCTGGGCACCGAGGGGCCGCACCCGTACATGGTGGGAGAGGTCAGCGGCCGCGCCGAGCTGGATGCCGTGCGCGCGGCGCGTCAGCTCGACGGAGCCCGCCTCGGAGGGCAGACCGTCGCCTGGGGGCACTCCCAGGGCGGCGGGGCCAGCCTGTGGTCGGCCGCGATCGCCTCGGACTACGCGCCCGACGTGCCGCTGGACGGCGCCGTCGCCCTCGCCCCGGCCGGTGACCTGCCCGCGCTCGTCGAGAACCTCGACAGGACCCGCGGCGGCAGCGTGTTCGCGGCCTTCGTGATCAGCGCCTACAGCGCCCTGTTCCCCGAAGTGTCGTTCGGCGAGTACGTGCGGCCGGGAGCGCAGGTGACCGTGCGCGAGATGGCCGAGCGGTGTCTGGCCGAGCCCGCCACCCTCGTCTCGGTGCTCGCACTGGTGGCGCTGAAGGACGACCCCGACATCACCGGCAGCGACCCCTCGACCGGGCCGCTCGGCGCGCGTCTGGCACAGAACGTTCCCGCCGCGGCATCCGATGTGCCGGTGCTGATCGGGCAGGGCGGTGCCGATGACATCGTCAGCCACGGCATGCAGGCGGACTACGTCGCGAAGCTCTGCCGGGCGGGTGCGAGCGTCGACTACCGCGCCTACGGCGGACTCGGGCACCTCACGCTGGTCGAACCCCGCTCGCCCGCAATGGCGGAGGCGATCGCGTGGACCAAGGACCGGTTCGCCGGGATCGAGGCGCACGGCACCTGCTGA
- a CDS encoding ATPase, T2SS/T4P/T4SS family — translation MRGLGQYLVLSGAARAEDIQPAIEEFGDGEDLPRRLVQERRVTEMQVAEAVSLATGHRFIDLSEFEFEPEVIALVPEALCRRYRLMPLRLVQDRLTVGMLDPTDIIALDDVASVSDLRILPVVVAQDALNRAFERFLRSDDELTDLSEQIGEASSSSQLTFTEDLDEQDGDAPIVRFVNLLITQAINDRASDIHIEPGEHRLTVRFRIDGVLHEMQRADRSIQDGVISRLKIMSSIDIAEKRVPQDGRISVIHDGRGVDLRVATLPTVWGEKIVMRILDNGGQSATMDDLLFSTANEKAFREAITRPHGMVLVTGPTGSGKSTTLYTALREVANPRVNVITVEDPVEYRIPDINQIQVNPRAGLTFAAALRSILRADPDVVLVGEIRDRETALISVEAALTGHLVMSTLHTNDAPSALTRLVEIGTEPFLVATALSAVVAQRLARRLCTRCQEPVETDAEMLVAIGMPQKLAEGARVHRAVGCSACSNTGYRGRVALHEVMNVTEEIELALVSRATGGRIRELALSQGMVPLRDDGWSKVAYGITTMEEILRVTV, via the coding sequence GTGCGCGGTCTGGGGCAGTATCTGGTGTTGTCCGGCGCGGCTCGCGCCGAGGATATCCAACCGGCGATCGAGGAGTTCGGAGACGGCGAGGATCTTCCGCGCCGTCTCGTGCAGGAACGCCGGGTCACCGAGATGCAGGTGGCCGAGGCGGTGTCGCTGGCCACCGGGCATCGGTTCATCGATCTGTCGGAGTTCGAGTTCGAGCCCGAGGTGATCGCCCTCGTGCCCGAGGCGCTCTGCCGCCGCTACCGGCTGATGCCGCTGCGACTGGTGCAGGACCGCCTGACGGTGGGCATGCTCGATCCCACCGACATCATCGCGCTCGACGACGTCGCCAGCGTGAGCGATCTGCGGATCCTGCCGGTCGTGGTCGCGCAGGATGCGCTGAACCGTGCGTTCGAGCGCTTCCTGCGCTCGGACGACGAGCTGACCGACCTGTCGGAGCAGATCGGCGAGGCGTCGTCGTCATCGCAGCTGACCTTCACCGAGGATCTCGACGAGCAGGATGGCGACGCCCCGATCGTGAGGTTCGTGAACCTGCTCATCACGCAGGCGATCAACGATCGGGCCAGCGACATCCACATCGAGCCCGGCGAGCACCGCCTGACCGTGCGGTTCCGCATCGACGGGGTGCTGCATGAGATGCAGCGCGCCGACCGCAGCATCCAGGACGGGGTCATCTCGCGGCTGAAGATCATGTCGTCCATCGACATCGCCGAGAAGCGCGTGCCGCAGGACGGGCGCATCTCGGTGATCCACGACGGGCGCGGCGTGGATTTGCGCGTGGCGACGCTGCCGACGGTGTGGGGCGAGAAGATCGTCATGCGCATCCTCGACAACGGCGGCCAGAGCGCGACGATGGACGACCTGCTGTTCTCCACGGCGAACGAGAAGGCGTTCCGCGAGGCGATCACCCGCCCGCACGGCATGGTGCTGGTCACCGGGCCGACCGGCTCGGGCAAGTCGACGACGCTGTACACGGCGCTGCGCGAGGTGGCCAACCCCCGGGTGAACGTGATCACGGTCGAGGACCCGGTGGAGTACCGCATCCCCGACATCAATCAGATCCAGGTCAACCCGCGGGCCGGGCTCACCTTCGCGGCCGCGCTGCGATCGATCCTGCGGGCCGACCCCGACGTGGTGCTGGTCGGCGAGATCCGCGACCGCGAGACCGCGCTGATCTCGGTCGAGGCGGCGCTGACCGGTCACCTGGTCATGTCGACGCTGCACACCAACGACGCGCCGAGCGCTCTGACGCGGCTGGTCGAGATCGGCACGGAGCCGTTCCTGGTGGCGACCGCGCTGAGCGCCGTGGTCGCCCAGCGGCTGGCCCGCCGCCTGTGCACCCGCTGCCAGGAGCCGGTCGAGACCGACGCCGAGATGCTGGTGGCGATCGGGATGCCGCAGAAGCTGGCCGAGGGCGCGCGGGTGCACCGTGCGGTGGGCTGCTCGGCCTGCTCGAACACCGGCTACCGCGGCCGGGTGGCGCTGCACGAGGTCATGAACGTGACCGAGGAGATCGAGCTCGCGCTGGTGTCACGCGCGACCGGTGGCCGGATCCGCGAGCTCGCCCTGTCGCAGGGCATGGTGCCGCTGCGCGACGACGGCTGGTCGAAGGTCGCCTACGGCATCACCACGATGGAGGAGATCCTCCGCGTCACGGTGTGA
- a CDS encoding type II secretion system F family protein, which produces MMAIVQEYEYQALDPGNARPVKGTMDAASDSAVAAKLRAQGLTPLHVGLVSRTGLRREIALPRLRKGVPAQTLAVFSRQMAALVNAGLPLLRTLTVLAEQAEDKRLQSVLLAVQSDVEGGSSLSASLARHPHFFPPLMISIVRVGESGGFLGQALESIAENYQKQSELHSKIRAATTYPLVVLIIAIIGVLAMITFVVPVFKNMFAGLGGALPLPTQILVTLSENMIWVLPALAVAVIVVWAWWSRNRYTDAYRRVVDPLVLRLPIFGPLTTKMAVARFTRNLSMMLDAGVPIIQALAIVGQASNNWKIEQTVREIQESIRAGRSFAAPLSKAAVFPPMVAQMVAVGEESGTLAEMLGSIADFYEDEVETATEQLSSLIEPVLIVGLGIIIGGMVISLYMPIFTLYGDMAKQ; this is translated from the coding sequence ATGATGGCCATCGTCCAGGAGTACGAATACCAGGCGCTCGACCCCGGCAACGCCCGTCCCGTCAAGGGGACGATGGATGCCGCGAGCGACTCGGCCGTCGCCGCGAAGCTGCGCGCGCAGGGGCTCACCCCGCTGCACGTGGGGCTGGTCTCGAGAACCGGGCTGCGCCGCGAGATCGCGCTGCCGCGGCTGCGCAAGGGCGTGCCCGCGCAGACCCTGGCGGTGTTCTCGCGCCAGATGGCAGCACTGGTCAACGCCGGCCTGCCGCTGCTGCGCACGCTGACGGTGCTCGCCGAGCAGGCCGAGGACAAGCGGCTGCAGAGCGTGCTGCTGGCCGTGCAGTCCGACGTGGAGGGCGGCTCATCGCTGTCGGCGTCGCTGGCACGGCATCCGCATTTCTTCCCTCCGCTGATGATCTCGATCGTGCGCGTGGGTGAGTCTGGCGGTTTCCTCGGTCAGGCGCTCGAGTCGATCGCCGAGAACTATCAGAAGCAGTCCGAGCTGCACAGCAAGATCCGCGCGGCGACCACCTACCCGCTCGTGGTGCTCATCATCGCCATCATCGGCGTGCTCGCGATGATCACCTTCGTCGTACCGGTGTTCAAGAACATGTTCGCCGGGCTGGGCGGGGCGCTGCCGCTGCCGACGCAGATCCTGGTCACCCTGTCGGAGAACATGATCTGGGTGCTGCCGGCGCTCGCGGTCGCCGTGATCGTCGTGTGGGCGTGGTGGTCGCGCAACAGGTACACGGATGCCTACCGCCGCGTCGTCGACCCGCTGGTGCTGCGGCTGCCGATCTTCGGTCCGCTGACCACGAAGATGGCCGTCGCCCGCTTCACGCGGAACCTGTCGATGATGCTCGACGCGGGCGTGCCGATCATCCAGGCGCTCGCGATCGTCGGCCAGGCGTCGAACAACTGGAAGATCGAGCAGACCGTCCGCGAGATCCAGGAGTCGATCCGCGCGGGGCGCTCGTTCGCCGCGCCGCTGTCGAAGGCTGCGGTGTTCCCGCCGATGGTGGCGCAGATGGTCGCCGTCGGAGAGGAATCGGGCACGCTCGCCGAGATGCTCGGCAGCATCGCCGACTTCTACGAGGACGAGGTCGAGACGGCCACCGAGCAGCTGTCTTCGCTCATCGAGCCCGTGCTCATCGTCGGCCTGGGCATCATCATCGGCGGCATGGTGATCTCGCTGTACATGCCGATCTTCACGCTCTACGGAGACATGGCCAAGCAGTAG
- a CDS encoding type IV pilus twitching motility protein PilT: MVLNQLTDLLDTAARLGASDVHVTAGAAPLMRLDGDLVPVPGYSERIGREWADAAALALMSDGQRAEFATRHEVDLAHASPGTGRFRINVFRQQGEIAMALRFIPGEVFTIEELGAPAVAHELALRPRGLVLLTGPTGSGKSTTLTAMVDVINGTRPVHVVTIEDPIEFHHESKRALIHQREIGSDTASFAEALRRVLRQDPDVILVGELRDRESISTALSAAETGHLVLSTLHTQGAAKSINRLVDAFPADQQAQIRSQLGDTLQGIISQTLLPRAQSKGRVIATEVLINTPAVANLIREGQVSQLYTAMQAGQSVGMHTLDQDLRRLVGDGTVAAAVARTFAADPKSIEGVHVRPSDLDAESWSTFAGGAQLTEWGS, from the coding sequence ATGGTCCTCAACCAGCTGACCGACCTGCTCGACACGGCCGCGCGCCTGGGAGCATCCGATGTGCACGTCACCGCCGGGGCGGCGCCGCTCATGCGTCTCGACGGCGACCTCGTGCCCGTCCCGGGGTACAGCGAGCGCATCGGCCGGGAATGGGCGGATGCTGCAGCACTGGCGTTGATGAGCGACGGCCAGCGCGCCGAGTTCGCGACGCGCCACGAGGTCGACCTCGCGCACGCGTCGCCCGGGACGGGACGCTTCCGCATCAACGTGTTCCGCCAGCAGGGCGAGATCGCGATGGCGCTGCGGTTCATCCCGGGTGAGGTCTTCACGATCGAAGAGCTGGGCGCGCCGGCCGTGGCGCACGAGCTCGCCCTGCGCCCCCGTGGCCTCGTGCTGCTGACGGGACCCACGGGCTCGGGCAAGTCGACGACGCTGACCGCGATGGTCGACGTCATCAACGGCACCCGGCCCGTGCACGTGGTCACCATCGAGGACCCGATCGAGTTCCACCACGAGTCCAAGCGCGCGCTCATCCACCAGCGCGAGATCGGCAGTGACACGGCATCCTTCGCCGAGGCGCTGCGCCGCGTGCTGCGGCAGGACCCGGATGTCATCCTGGTCGGCGAGCTGCGCGACCGCGAGTCGATCTCGACGGCCCTGTCGGCGGCCGAGACCGGCCACCTCGTGCTGTCCACACTGCACACGCAGGGTGCGGCGAAGTCGATCAACCGTCTCGTCGACGCCTTCCCTGCCGATCAGCAGGCGCAGATCCGCAGTCAGCTGGGCGACACACTGCAGGGCATCATCAGTCAGACCCTGCTGCCGCGCGCGCAGTCGAAGGGGCGGGTGATCGCCACCGAGGTGCTGATCAACACGCCCGCCGTGGCCAACCTCATCCGCGAGGGCCAGGTGTCGCAGCTGTACACCGCCATGCAGGCCGGCCAGTCCGTCGGCATGCACACGCTCGACCAGGACCTGCGCCGCCTCGTCGGCGACGGCACGGTCGCCGCCGCCGTCGCCCGCACCTTCGCCGCCGACCCGAAGTCGATCGAGGGCGTGCACGTGCGGCCCTCCGACCTCGACGCCGAGTCGTGGTCGACCTTCGCCGGCGGCGCGCAGCTCACGGAATGGGGTTCATGA